In the Methanothermobacter sp. K4 genome, ACATTCTCCGGTGAAACATCACAGTCCTCTGCAATCCTGTCTGTTACGTCCTCCCCTGGCAGTTTATCTGCTTCAAGGGTGAGCACTGCAATGTCAGCATCGTCCTGGTAGTCTATCTCCTCATAGGTCTCTGCCGGTTTAAGTGCAAGGGCCCTTGCAGGTCCTGAACCAAGGGCAAAGAAGTCGCCCACACTGACTGACCAGCCAGCCTTCTGGGCACCCAGTGTTGAGATGGCAGGGAAGTCTGTCTTTATCTTGACTGATGGTAGGGCGAACCTCTCTGATAGGTCACCGGGTATTGATATGCCCACATCTGCAAGGCCTCCAAGGCACACAGCGGTGTAGAGTTCACCGGCCTTTATGCTGCCGTCAACGTTAACACCACAGTCTATGACTGTTGAACCATTTTCAAGTTTATCAACGCTTATTTTAAGGTCATCTGAGCCTTCGATCATCCGGTCAACTATTTTTTTTGCCTCAATGTTTACACTAACCATTTTCAATCACCTCTTTTGCTTCTTTGAAGTTAACCTCATATATATGAGCGCTAATGGAGTGGATGGTTATATGCCCCACCTCAACCCCCACCTCTGATGCGACGTGATCTGCAAGGTAGGCGAGGCCAACGGCGTTGGGGAACCATGCCCCGTAGATGTCGTGGCTGCGCCAGAGTGCAGTGGTGAAGAGCCTCCCATCCCTCACCTTGAAGTCCACGAGGATCATGCATGGAACCTCATCACTTTCAGTATCTATTTTAGGGTCCCAAGTGACCATGGTAGCCCTCCTGGACTCTTTACAGTTTTTCAGTCTCTCTATCGCCCTATCCACCTGGTCCACACCGAAGTGTGCCCTGAGACGGTTCCCATAGGTGTATACGAATCCCTTCCTGTCATCTGAGAGGAACTGTTCTGAGTACTTCTCAAGTTTCTCTCCACTCCAGAAGTACCCCTCAGGGACCCTTATATTGATGAGTGATCTGGCCGGGAGGTGGTAGAAGTCTTCTGACCTGCCGAGGGGGTTTTTTATTGTCACAACCGTGTTCATGACCTCCCTTGTGAGGGACCCCCTTTCATCCCTTATCTCTCTCCCATCACTCATTATCTTCCTAACCAGTTTAATCCAGCCCTCCGCAATTTCCTCGACGCTTATCTCATAGGCCATCTTTGAACCCCCTAAAACTCTGATGCAGCCTTCACCATGTTCTTTAGTTTGGCAAATGCCACCTTCCTGGGAAGTTTTCTCATTCCACAGTCAGGGTCTATGTATAGGTTATCCTCCCCGGCTATATCAGATCCCCTTTTAATAAGGTCTTTTATATCATCTGTGGACTCAACGGCCTCCGTTGATGTGTCAACGCAGCCGAATCCCAGTTTTTTATCGCCCCTCCATTTCTCTGCCAGCACTTCAAGGTTTGATGGTCTTCCTGCAAATTCAAGGTCCAGCATATCAACTGGGAATGTGAGGAGTTCCCCAATAACCCCGCTTATGTCACCGCATACATGGAGGGAGACATCAACATCAAGGTCTCCTGAAATGCGTTTAACAGCCATTCTTGCTATCCTCATATCCACCATGCCAGTTGAGAGGAATGGTTCATCTATCTGTATCATGACCGCCCCTGCATCCTGGAGGTGTTCGGCCTCAACCTTAAGGGCATCTGCCATATCCATAATTGCCCTATCCCTCTTCTGGGGGCTGTAGAATCCCTCTATCCTTGAGGCGTGCACCATGGTGGATGGTCCTGTGATTATGCCCTTAACACCCTTTGATTCATCATCTGTAAGTTTTCTGAGGATGCCAATTGCATATATCAGATCATCTGATCCTATGGAGCCTGCAGGGGGTGTTATCCTTGAAAATATGGTTGATACCCTATCCTTTACCATCATGCCGCCCATTGCCTCTGCAAAGTGGCCCACCATGTCACCCCTCACCTGTCCATCTGAGATGATGTCAACACCTGCCCTTACCTGGTCCCTCACTGCAGTCTCTATGGCGGGTCTGCAGGCATCATAGGATCCTATAAAACTTGAAATTCGCTCCCTTAATGTTTCAGGTCCCCTGGGGGTTGCAGGGTAGCTTCCAACCACCGTTGTGATCACTCTATCACCGTCAGTGCTCTGCAACTTCAATTATTCTCTCTATTTCATCCTCATCGACGGGTATCTCTATGACAGCTGTTCCATAGCAGGGCTTTGTGTAGGGTATCATCACGGTTGAGCGTTCCTCATCTATGCCCACCGGTACCGGGGGTATGCCTATTATCCTTGCGCCCAGTATCTTCTCACCGGGTCTTATATGGACGACCCTCTTTGCCTTTTTCTCAATGAAGGCTGCGCATTCCCTGAACCCTGAACGGGTCATGTGGATTTCATAGTCATCTGACTGCTGCAGGTAGGTCTCTATGCAGAATGACATCATAGCTCCTCCAGGAATCTGTCTATCCTGACTCTCAGCGGGGCCGGGTTGTGGTGTGCTCTCGCGGCTATTATCTCGGCTTTTGTACCTTCCATCACAGTATCAACAAGTTCCTCAAGGGTTTCCGCATCCCTTTCAAATATAACCGCCAGTGTTTCTGTATTAAGTATTCCTGCAAAGGTTGCAAGGTATGCAGCGGCGGCATCATTGGGTACAAAGCCTGCAAGGAATTCGTAGTCCCCCTCAGAGAGTTCATTGAGGCAGGAGTCGAGGTCAGTGAGTTTACCAGTGTATACACCCTCCGGATCCGCAACCTCTACAAGCCTTATTGCAGCGGGATTTGCTGTTATGGTGACACTGAATCCCTTCTTCCTGAGTTTATGTGATGTGTAGATTGCCAGGGGAACCTGAACCGGTGACTCCGGGCATCCGAGTATCATCAAAGCCTTTTTCATCTATACACTCCCTGAATACTGAATTACTCCTTCACCCCGAATGAAGTGGCGAATATGAGTGAGCTGAGAAATATGAATGTCATGAGCGCTGTCCCGTTTATTGTCCTGTTTATTATGAAGAGTCCTATGAGGGCCTGGGACATGAAGGCTGCAAGTGCGCCTGTGAGGAGGACCTCCCTTCCAAGGTATGTTTTTGAGCCATTTTCCCTCATATCACGGTACATGTAGAGCATCCTGAGGCCCATAATGATGATGCCCACACACCAGATTAAAAGGAAGACCATTGTAATGTAACCAAAGTCATATGCCCATCCAAATATTCCAGGCACCATGTAATCTATCACATCCTTCTTGTTGACCAGTATGCCATAGAAGACCGGGAATGGAAGACCAAAGAAGAGTATCAGCTGAAGTGGCAGTGAAATGTAGCCGTCTGCAAATCCACTTGATAGTTCACCCCAGTAGGATGACATGGGGTTATGTCCAAGAACTGCTGTGTTCTTTAGGACAAGTTTGAGGCTTGGAAGTGAAAAGGTCTCAAGCCTCTCTATACGGAGGAGGGGGCTTAAAACAGGCATCTGGAGTATCCTTGAAAGTAACTCCAAGCCCCCAAATCCTGCGACCGCGATGAAAGCAAAGCCCAGAACCCTCTTAACTGTTATGATGGATTTCTGCCTCATGGACTTAGAGATTAGGAAGAAACCTATCAGCAGCCCCAGAAGCCACAGGAGAAGGAATGACCTGTGCATGAGACCCCCAAAAACAGTTATGCCCGCCATGAGGATATAAACGAATCCCCGGAGTCCCCCCACCTCAACCCCGGAGTCCTCCATGATTGCAAGGGCTGCAAGTGATGATATGGTAACAAGAAGTGCTATGGGGCCAAATGGGTGTGTGAATTCACTCTGCCCGAAGGACATGAAGAGCGCCACAACATCAAGGCCAAATATTATATTGAATCCTATCCCCAGCACCAGACAGAGAAAGAGTATCATGCTGAGGGAAAGGGGTGCCAGGTTCAGCAGGAATATCATGGCAACATACATGAGGATGCCGACCTCGACTATGAACTGAAGGTGATTCTGTGCTATGAGGGCCAATTTAATCCTCCAGAAATTTATCAGATTATCAGATACATCCTTATATTGGGGGTCATCTTAAAAAGTTTTTCCGGAGCCTGAACACCCTGTGGGGATAGCAGGGATGCATTTCCAGAGGGTCCTTTAGCGTCAGATGAGCCTTCTGAATACCACCATGTCCTCACCGGGACCATTGTAATCTGCCACCGCCTTCACAGGACCCGCATCAATGGTTTCGCCCTCCTCAACCGCCCTGAACCCATTTTTAAGGTAAAATCTTATCGCCCTCTGGTTCACTGGTTTTGTTATAAGGTATATCACATGAACCCCCTTCTGCCTCACAGTTTCTGTGAAGACCTCAAGAAGCCGTGATGCCACGCCCCCTCCCCTGAGGTGTGGTGAGACACACAGAAGATGAATGTATGCCTCATGAGGATCGTCCTGGGATATGAATCCCAGAAGAAACCCAGTGATCCTTCCATCCTCCTCTGCAACAAAAGATGTGCTGCTGAAGAACCTTGTGAATATGTGGTATATGGAGTTCCTCTCTGTAACCATGGGTGGACATTTCAATGCCAGTTCTGCTATAGCAGTGAAATCCTCCTCCCTCACATTCCTTAAGATCAAGCAAACCACCGGATAATATTATGAACGAACTGGAGAACGGTTAAAGGGTTAAGTTTAAATATGAAAAGACTTAATGTATACTGTGTTAGGGCTGGTAGCTCAGGTTGGTAGAGCGTCGCCTTGGCATGGCGGAGGCCCCGGGTTCAAATCCCGGCCAGTCCATCAATACTACTTTTTGTGTCCCGAGTCAGCGGCCTCATAGACACTGTCAATTATTATCTTGAAAAGGTCATCTGTCCTGATTTCCTTGGTACCCTTTCGTGAAACAAGAAGCCTCAGTGCCATGTTGACTATCTCATCAACATCCGTTGACCGGTACATCAGCCCGTTCTCAATGTAGAATCTGTCAACCGAAAGCGGCTTTCCAGGGTAACAGGATATTACAGGTGTGCCCAGGAGGGCGGCCTCCCTGTTCATGGTACCCCCGGCCCCGATCACAAGGTCACACCTCTTCATGAGGCTGAATGTGTCTACCGGCGGCTTGAGTATGGTGACGTTTTCGTATCCCCTGAAGATCTCTTCCTGTTCCCTGAACCTCGGGATGATTAGGATGTTGGCGTAATCCTTTAGAACCTCCACTATCGGTGTGAGCACAGATTCATGGCAGTCCGCATCCAGATATGATGCTAGGGATGGTTCGGGCCTCATGAGTATTGTCTTCTCCCTTTCAAGTTTCAGGTTCAGGTCTTCGAAGATGTGCTCGTTGTACTCAAAGTTCTGGAAGTGGATTATCTCAGATGTCCCCCTGTACCTTGTTATCCTGTTTGGGTCAGCCCCTGTCTTCATTATATCCCAGAGGTCAATGACCTCAGGCATGATTATATGGTCGCAGAGTGGGAGTGTCAGCTTGTTGGCTGCGAGGGCATGCTCATTGTCCAGTACATAGACACTGGGGATCCCAAGACCAAATGTGACCCTTGGAAGCTCTATTGAATGTTTTGAAAGGCCGACATCAGGTTTTTCTTCGGTTATAAATTTTGAGAGCTTGTAGGCCCTCTTTGTACTCTCAAGAAGCTTTTCAGAAAGTGTAACGCCGTGTTCACCTATCGAGGTGAATTCAAATCCAAAGAGGTTCATGAGCCTGTGGATATCCCCGAACTTCCTTGCGGTTATGATCACATCCTCCCCCTCGTCCTGGAGGTGGGTGATGATGTCCCTGAAAAACCTCACGTGAGGGGCGTTTGTAATGTCAATCCATACCTTCAAGGGGACCACCATAAATTTTAATCCGCCATGGCATCCTCAATGGCATCAATTATCTCCTGAACGCCTTCACCGGTTTTTAAACTGGTTTTAAGCACCCTTACATCAGGGTTGATGTGTTTAACATCCTCAACCATCTTATCGAGATCTGCACCAACGGCATCTGCAAGGTCGGCCTTGTTGATAACCACGAGGTCGGCCTCCCTGAATATGAGGGGATGCTTCTCCACCGTATCATCACCCTCTGTGGAGCTTACAACAACGACCCTCATATGTGATCCAAGATCAAAGTCCACTGGACATATGAGGTTGCCCACATTCTCAATGAAAAGGAGGTCCACCTCATCAAGTGGAAGATCCTCGAGCGCGTGTTCAACGAGATGCGCGTCAAGGTGGCATTCCTTACCTGTGTTAAGCCCAACGACTGGCACGCCGTACCTTTCGAACCTTCCAGCGTCAAATTTACTTATAACATCCCCTGCAATGACCGCAACCTTCCTGTCCATGTTCTCAATGAGTCTCTCTATGAGTGTTGTCTTCCCTGACCCTATTGCACCCAGAAAGTCAACTGCAAAGACGTTTGACCTGTCAAGGCGCCTCTGGTTTTTCTTAGCAAGTTTTCTGTTTGCAAGGAGAATATCATTTTGAATTTCAACTTCTGCTATCTTATGCATGGAATTCCTCCTCTATTCCCTCTTCTCAATCTTTATGTTCCTGACGTTGCATTCCCTGCCAGCAATCACCTGGAATTCATGTCCCCCGCATTCAGGGCAGCTTATGACAGGGGCAAAGTGGTCAAGATCATCGGCCTCAACCACGCCCTCATATCCACATTCGCATTCTATTTCAACGGGAACAACTTCAAGGTTAAAATCTGCCCCCTCAAGTACTGTGCCCTCGCTGAGGACCTCCAGCATGAATCTTATCTGTTCAGGGTTAAGTAGAGTGAGCTGGCCGATCTCAACTGTGACCTCCAGGACCTCCACTGCATCGTTCTTCTCTGCAGCATCAATGACAGTCCTTACAAT is a window encoding:
- a CDS encoding DUF1894 domain-containing protein, with translation MSFCIETYLQQSDDYEIHMTRSGFRECAAFIEKKAKRVVHIRPGEKILGARIIGIPPVPVGIDEERSTVMIPYTKPCYGTAVIEIPVDEDEIERIIEVAEH
- a CDS encoding DUF354 domain-containing protein, coding for MVPLKVWIDITNAPHVRFFRDIITHLQDEGEDVIITARKFGDIHRLMNLFGFEFTSIGEHGVTLSEKLLESTKRAYKLSKFITEEKPDVGLSKHSIELPRVTFGLGIPSVYVLDNEHALAANKLTLPLCDHIIMPEVIDLWDIMKTGADPNRITRYRGTSEIIHFQNFEYNEHIFEDLNLKLEREKTILMRPEPSLASYLDADCHESVLTPIVEVLKDYANILIIPRFREQEEIFRGYENVTILKPPVDTFSLMKRCDLVIGAGGTMNREAALLGTPVISCYPGKPLSVDRFYIENGLMYRSTDVDEIVNMALRLLVSRKGTKEIRTDDLFKIIIDSVYEAADSGHKK
- the hypB gene encoding hydrogenase nickel incorporation protein HypB, whose product is MHKIAEVEIQNDILLANRKLAKKNQRRLDRSNVFAVDFLGAIGSGKTTLIERLIENMDRKVAVIAGDVISKFDAGRFERYGVPVVGLNTGKECHLDAHLVEHALEDLPLDEVDLLFIENVGNLICPVDFDLGSHMRVVVVSSTEGDDTVEKHPLIFREADLVVINKADLADAVGADLDKMVEDVKHINPDVRVLKTSLKTGEGVQEIIDAIEDAMAD
- the hypA gene encoding hydrogenase maturation nickel metallochaperone HypA, whose amino-acid sequence is MHELSMADAIVRTVIDAAEKNDAVEVLEVTVEIGQLTLLNPEQIRFMLEVLSEGTVLEGADFNLEVVPVEIECECGYEGVVEADDLDHFAPVISCPECGGHEFQVIAGRECNVRNIKIEKRE
- the mch gene encoding methenyltetrahydromethanopterin cyclohydrolase encodes the protein MVSVNIEAKKIVDRMIEGSDDLKISVDKLENGSTVIDCGVNVDGSIKAGELYTAVCLGGLADVGISIPGDLSERFALPSVKIKTDFPAISTLGAQKAGWSVSVGDFFALGSGPARALALKPAETYEEIDYQDDADIAVLTLEADKLPGEDVTDRIAEDCDVSPENVYVLVAPTSSLVGSIQISGRVVENGTYKMLEALHFDVKKVKYAAGIAPIAPVDPDSLKAMGKTNDAVLFGGRTYYYIESEEGDDIKSLAENLPSSASEGYGKPFYDVFKEADYDFYKIDKGMFAPAEVVINDLRTGEVFRAGFVNEELLMKSFGL
- a CDS encoding GNAT family N-acetyltransferase, which produces MILRNVREEDFTAIAELALKCPPMVTERNSIYHIFTRFFSSTSFVAEEDGRITGFLLGFISQDDPHEAYIHLLCVSPHLRGGGVASRLLEVFTETVRQKGVHVIYLITKPVNQRAIRFYLKNGFRAVEEGETIDAGPVKAVADYNGPGEDMVVFRRLI
- a CDS encoding DUF1890 domain-containing protein; protein product: MKKALMILGCPESPVQVPLAIYTSHKLRKKGFSVTITANPAAIRLVEVADPEGVYTGKLTDLDSCLNELSEGDYEFLAGFVPNDAAAAYLATFAGILNTETLAVIFERDAETLEELVDTVMEGTKAEIIAARAHHNPAPLRVRIDRFLEEL
- a CDS encoding thymidylate synthase; translated protein: MAYEISVEEIAEGWIKLVRKIMSDGREIRDERGSLTREVMNTVVTIKNPLGRSEDFYHLPARSLINIRVPEGYFWSGEKLEKYSEQFLSDDRKGFVYTYGNRLRAHFGVDQVDRAIERLKNCKESRRATMVTWDPKIDTESDEVPCMILVDFKVRDGRLFTTALWRSHDIYGAWFPNAVGLAYLADHVASEVGVEVGHITIHSISAHIYEVNFKEAKEVIENG
- a CDS encoding methionine synthase; its protein translation is MITTVVGSYPATPRGPETLRERISSFIGSYDACRPAIETAVRDQVRAGVDIISDGQVRGDMVGHFAEAMGGMMVKDRVSTIFSRITPPAGSIGSDDLIYAIGILRKLTDDESKGVKGIITGPSTMVHASRIEGFYSPQKRDRAIMDMADALKVEAEHLQDAGAVMIQIDEPFLSTGMVDMRIARMAVKRISGDLDVDVSLHVCGDISGVIGELLTFPVDMLDLEFAGRPSNLEVLAEKWRGDKKLGFGCVDTSTEAVESTDDIKDLIKRGSDIAGEDNLYIDPDCGMRKLPRKVAFAKLKNMVKAASEF